The genomic stretch TAGCCACTCAACCCCACCATCCATCTTCAGTactttctcatcttcccaaactgacaGTCTGTTCTCATTACACACTAaacctttcccccctccctcccagtctcTAGCACCCACTTATCTACTCTCTGTCTCTACAGATTTGACTCCTCTAGGGACCACTTATGAGTGGAGTCACACAGTATTTgttcttctgtgtctggcttatttcactgagcatgtcTTCAAGGCTCATACATGTTGTAGTATCagcatttccttcctttgtaAGGCTGAATCATATTCCGTTGGATGGATGGACcacatcttgtttatccattcatcgttccatggacacttgggctgtttccaatctTTGGTTATTCTGGATCCGGATGAGAGGAACACTCGTGTGCTAtgagcccttgggggatgaccTCAAATCTGAGGGTCCTAGTCAGGCACAGCTGCATGGAGTGCTGTATTGAGCAGTGATGTCTGTTCTGGGCCCGGCATGGTGGGGGCACTTATGAAGGCTCCCAGGGgcttctgtcctccctccctcccaggctacTCCTCAGCCCTCCCCATCCATGTGACCCAAATTGGCCAATCAGATTGCTCCACTCCCCCTCTGGTTCAGGGGCAGAATGTTCTAAGCAGGCTCATTGAGGGCCATGGTGTGGGTTTCTTCTACTGGAACTTTTCAGAAACAGGCCTCACTCTCTCCTGGACTTGGAGCTGGAAGGATGTCAGCCTGGGGGTGGCCCCAAAGTGAGAGTTCACCTGAAAATGAGGCCCACACAGAGTAAGCTGAGTTTGGGGATGTTAGTTTCCTCTTGCAGCTGTAACAGATTAAGGAATTACCTCACATTCAGTGCCTAAAACCACccaaatttattcttttagttctggaagctagaagtagTAAGTGGGCCTCACTGGGCTAAACCCAGGTGTAGGCAGGACCCTCCAGGGAAGAATTGTTTCCTGCCTTTCCCTAGAGCACAGATGCTGGGATTAGGGAATGGACATCTTTGGGGCTGTTATCCTGCTGACCACAGgtcaggggagacagagagaaacatcgattggttgtctcctgcacgcgccctgaccccggcccaggctggggaggagcctgtaaccaaggtgcgtgcccttgactagaatggaactgggacccttcagtccaaggccaatgctctatccactgagccaaactggctagggttcaaCTCtaattattaaccccattttgcAGCTTAGAATACTGAAGTTCTGCATGTCAAAGCCACCTGTCCTTGGCTTGGTCAGTAAAGATGATTCAAAACCGGAGGCCTCAGATATTTTAGTCACATCTGTGTGTGCAAAAGCTCTGTTGGCAATCATGTGCAGTACAGACTATGGAGGAAAAGGGAACAGATTGAGgcggttttatttattttttaaaaaccctcatccttgccgaaaccggtttggctcagtggatagagcgtcggtctgcggactgaaaggtcccgggttcgattccggtcaagggcatgtacattggttgcgggcacatccctggtagggggtgtgcaggaggcagctggtcgatgtttctctctcatcgatgtttctagctctctatccctcttccttcctctctgtaaaaaatcaataaaatatatattaaaaaaaaaaaaagatttaaaaaccctcatccaaggacatgcttttatgattttagagagagaggaagggacagagaaagagagagagagagaaacattgatatgagaaacaaggatcagttgcctccaactggggactgaacttGAAACCCgggtaagtgccctgactaggaatcacaCTGCGAACTTTTGGTGtctgggacgatgctccaactgatCCACAAGGGCCAGGGCAGATGgtggtggttttatttatttaaaaatatttttattgatttcagagaggaaggaagaggaagatagaaacatcaatgatgagtcattgattggctgcctcctgcatacctccccacccccactgggaattaagcccacaacccaagcatgtgtcctgtTCGATTccctctgactgggaatcgaaccatgacctcttggttcataggttgacactcaatcactgagccacgccggctgggcttgTGGCGGTTTTAGAACATGGCCACCGATTCTCAGACATGCTCCCATCAAGAGGGAGAGTCTTGTGTCCCCTCTCCTTGAATCTGGGTGGGCTTGCGCCTACTTAGACCAATTATGTGCAGCTGAAGCGGCATGGTGTGACCTCCAAGGCTGCTCGGAAACGACCTTGCTCCTGGGACGGTCACCTTGGAGCCTGTGCCACCATGCTGAGAGGAAGCCCTGGTGATGgatgtgggggcatgtgtgggcaCTCAGTCCTTCTGAGCCTGGGCTCGAAGTTGCCCCAGCCCAGGCACCCAACCTGAGTTAAGATGCCTCCAGAAGACCCCAGGTCCCATGGTTTAAGTCACCTAAGACATGGTGAAGAGGGGACAAGCCGCCGGATTCCTGACACACAGAAGCTGAGTATAAAGTGGCAGTGGCCCTATGTCACCAAGTTCAGATGTTTGTTCTGTAGCACTGGGAGTGTGGAGACAGGGAAGAGGTCCAAAGGAGAGTGGAGAGGCTGAACCAACAAGCCGGAGGGTGGCAGTGGGTGCTGGCATGACTCTAAGACAGAGGTTGACAAAATTTTCTATAAATGGCCAAACTAAGTATTTTTGGCGTTTTGGGCCATTACTCAGTACTGAAGCTGCAGTTCATAAACAGCCAGACCCAGGTGAAGTGGGTGTGGCTAGTTTGGCCAAGGGTCCTAGTTTGCTAATACAAGGCTTTCTGGTGCAGGCTGGTGGCTCCCGGGCCCCAGGAGGCCCTGCCCTTTCACTGCCATTCCGGAGGCTGCCACCAACTTGCTGGGCTCACAGGAAACAGAGCCCCAGAGAGCAGCTCACGCTGTGGGTGACATCTTCCCCCTTACCACCCACAAGGTGCAGAGGCTGACTCAGCTTCCCCCTCAGGAAATGCCTCTAACTTAAAGAGGAAGTGAAGAGAGGCTGTACATGCCCAGGCCTGAGCAGCAGGAGGTGCCTGCAAATTAAAAACAGGCTGCTGTCCCAGCCTCGGTGCCTGCAGAGGGTCACACATGTGGGGGTCTACGAATACTCAGGGGTGCTCTGCGGGCTGCCTCACCTGTAATGCACAGTGGGGCTCAGAGGCTCCTGGACAAGGCCCAGGGAGAGGGATGGGTGTAGTTGCCATGGGGGTGGGGAACTCTGCTCAAATCCAGTTGAGAACTCTGGTGAGTGGGTGTGTTCGTCAAGAGCAGAGCTTCACTGGCCCTGTGCTGCCCACCAGTTGATTTAAGGAAAGCAAGAAATTATAACGACTGGGTGAAACTTTGCACATTTTAATGTAGGAAAATCATTCATGTTAACAAACAAAATTGAGGGCCAACTATAAAAGCCGTGTGGCTCTGGGGCTGTGGTGCATCGTGGAGCAGGAAGCAGACCAGGTGCGTAGGCTCTGCGGGGtcggccagggccctgggtgcCCCTGTCCGCCACCTGCACGGGGGCCACACAGGCTCCAGCCACAGTAAccagtcaggccagggctcacTCGGGCCTTTGTTCGGATGTCACCATCGGACCCTGAATCCAGCTTGCTCCAGGCTTTTCAGTTACACAGAAATAAAGTCAGAGGCTTGGGTGACACTGGGTGTAGCATCTGCAGGCAGTAGGGTGGAGCCACCTGAGGGCTGGAGGTTGCAGGTTGTTTTCAGCCTACGGCTCAGGACCTTGGGCCCACATCCTCAGCCTCAGGAGTGCACCCCAGGTGCTAGGCCTGCCCCCGGGCTCCACACACTTAGGTGCTGCAGGCATCAGGCCCGGCCACTGTACCCTGTAGTCCTGGGGAGCCCAAGGAAAGGTTGGTCTCTGGGCTTCTCATAAAGTTGTTTTATTTAGATTCCAAACAAACCAAAGCCGAGAGAAGAAGTGACGGCAAGTTAATCTGTCCACTCATGAGCTGGGAGCCCCAAGTCTCTGGCTCCAGCCAGTGGGGCAGTAGACAGGGCTGGAGTCCGGGCCCCTCAGGCCACCTTTGCCCTGAGGCCCACCAGGTGCCCAGCACTAATGGggcccctcctctctgaagcAGAGGAAAACCCAGAACAAACATGGGGAAAGGAAAGCGAGACCAAGGAGACAAGGCAAGAGCGGAGCCACCTCCCTGAGGTAGTCTCGGCGTCAGGAGGTGCCCGAGAGCCCACAGAGTCTGGGCCTGGTGAGGTAAAATCTGTAAGTTTATTCGGCGTGGGACATGGTGTCAGGACTCCTCGTTGCCAGAGTCATCCTCATCGTCCCCAAAGCAGCTGTCAGCTTCGGCCTCGGCGTCCTCATAATAGTCATCGTAGAAGAGGTCTGAGCCCTCATCGGGCGCCGGGGCCTTGGTCTTCACGCAGTACTCAGCCAGTGTGGTGGGCACCTTTACACCATCCCGCTCCGCGTCTACCTTGGTCCCCAAGACCTGCTTCCTGGGGGAGAGACAGGCAGGGAGTCAGGCGAGTTATGACCTTGTCAGGATCCATAGCCAGATGCCTTTGGAGGaaaggaggtgaccaggcagtTTTGTGGAAGGTGACTTGTGCACTAagccccagggaggggcctgaCGGAGGCCAAGCCACAGGGGACACTGCAGCAGGGACCAAGGATCCCCGAAGATTGCTACACTAGGTTTAAAAGACACTAGGTTTAAAAGGTTGCCACCAAACTGTACACTTAACCCAGATGACAAAATATCAAAGGGGGTTAGTCCTCCAGGGCCATAGCTGAGGAGCctaggaggcaggcagaggggaggaagagTGGACGGTGGGGACAGcactctgggagagagagaaaggatagGACGGGCTCACCCAGGAAAGTGCGGACTCAGCACTGCACTGCTCACGAGGCAGGAGGCGAGGTTAGGGAAATGCTCCTGTTTACAGtgaaagggaggataaatgaggTGACAGGGTAGTAACATCCCATGGGACATACACCTGACCGTCAACACCCTAGCCCCAGCACCATGTACATGTGAAACTGGAACCTCGCAGGACCAATCCACAGATGCTACAACCTCTAAGCCCACCAGGGGCTCTGCCTGGTCATGCTGAAAGAACatgtgggaatgcagatgggGTGAACAAACAGGCAGAAAGCAGCCATCACAGCTACCCACGTGGGCACATGTGAGCTGGCCCACAGGGAGTCTGGAGGGATAAAAATAGTCTGGATTTTATTTCAGCACCATGTGGGAGGTGGCGGGGAAGAACTGGCAAAGGAGTGGGCCACGTGGGCAGGATACTCTGAAGGTGCCACCCAGCACTCACTCTGAGACCCTGAGGGTTGTGCACAAGTATCAAATGAGGCTGGCAGAGCAGGTGTTTGTCAAGCACCTCCTAGGATGGCTGGTGGGGGACTAGTGTTGCTATGTCCATCACAGTTCTTCATCAGCTCCACAAACTGGAAACCAGGACTGCCCAGCATCAAGGACAGCTTTCCCGGGACCATAGGGGGATGCAGAGAAGGGTGCACCCTGTTGTTCATGGGTCCCCTGGGGGCTGTGTGTGTCAAAGTGGTTTAGAAAATTGTTACATAAACCACTACAGAACAACGAGCCAAAACAGGCCAGACTAAAAGAAGCCAGCAGAATttagtaaaggaaaataaaacagaagttaATAGAGAGGGGTACCACAGGAGAGGTAGAAGACCTGACACTGCAAGGC from Eptesicus fuscus isolate TK198812 chromosome 6, DD_ASM_mEF_20220401, whole genome shotgun sequence encodes the following:
- the CDC34 gene encoding ubiquitin-conjugating enzyme E2 R1 isoform X3 yields the protein MWHPNIYETGDVCISILHPPVDDPQSGELPSERWNPTQNVRTILLSVISLLNEPNTFSPANVDASVMYRKWKESKGKDREYTDIIRLPVGQLTCAHVGSCDGCFLPVCSPHLHSHMFFQHDQAEPLVGLEVVASVDWSCEVPVSHEHFPNLASCLVSSAVLSPHFPGKQVLGTKVDAERDGVKVPTTLAEYCVKTKAPAPDEGSDLFYDDYYEDAEAEADSCFGDDEDDSGNEES